The nucleotide sequence GACTGCGTGCAGCCGAAATGGAAGGGGGCCCGGTAGACGGGGTGTTGCTCGATCTGCACGGAGCGATGGTTGTCGAGGGAATCGATGACGGTGATGGCGACTTCATTGAAGCGGTTCGTCGCGCCGTTGGTAACGAACGACCGATCGGCGTCACTTTCGATCTTCATTCGAACCATACCCCTCGTCGCGTTGCGGCAGCGACAGCGATCGTCGGCTTCGACACCTTTCCGCACGTGGATATGGCGGAACGGGGCCGCGAAATGGCAGACCTCGTGGTGAGAACGATTCGGAAAGAGATTAGTCCGACGATGAGTCTCCACCAATTACCGCTCTTCTGGAACACACCGACGCAGATCACAGCTCTTCCTCCCATGACGGACGTCATGGAGCGGGTGCACGAACTGGAACGTCGCAAAGGCGTTCTGGCCGTGACACTCGCGACCGGCTTTCCGTGGTCGGATGTTCCGGATGTCGGGGCAAGCGTGATTGCGGTGACCGATGGTGATCCGGCACTGGCGAAAGCCGTGGCGGATGAACTGGGGACATGGATCTGGGAGCACCGGGAACGCTGGTATCACCCGATGAAATCGGTGGGTGACGCCATCGCGGAAGGGAAACAGATTGGTCGTTACCCGATTGTCCTGGCCGACCATGCGGACAATACAGGGGGGGGATCTCCGGGTGATGCGACGGAAGTCCTGATCACGTTCCTGGAACGCAAACTGACCGACGCGTTGATTCTCTACATCGTCGATCCCGAGGTTGCACAACAGGCACATGTAGCTGGCGTGGGGGCTGTCATGACCGTGGATGTCGGAGGAAAATCCGATCCGCTGCAAGGCCCCCCGGTGAGAATGACAGCCACAGTGAAGGCCGTTTCGACGGGGGACTTTACGTATGATGGTCCGATGTATGCCGGGCTGACCGGCAACATGGGATGCTCGGCCTGGCTCCAGCAGGATGGTGTCTCTGTCGTGGTCGTTTCAGCGCATGAGCAGCCACTGGGGCCCGCCTTTGCCAAGTCTCTCGGAATTGATTGTCCGTCGATGAAGTACATCGCGGTCAAATCAGCCGCACATTTTCGGGCCAGTTTCGGAAAATTTGCGGGATCCATTTTCAACGTGGATACCAAGGCAATTCACACCCACGACTTCAGGCAACTCCCCTATCAGAAGCGGACACGGGCCGTGTTTCCGGTCGAGATTCCCCCCAGAGAAACCCATCGCTGAACGACACGCGACCTGCTCACCACGGTGGTTTCGCACGCGATCTCGACTTAATCCCCCGCTTTCGCATCGTCCGGCAGGGGTTCGGGGGGAACGATGGATTCGTCTTCAGGATCGAGTTCGATCAGCGACGGCGGCACGGCGACCGGGGCAAAGTCGAAGACCGGTGGCAGCCCACCCCCTCCTCCACCCAGTGCCTGATAGGTGTTGACCACGGCTGAGACTTGCTGCCGTTTCGTTTCGATCAGGACCATGCGGGCGTCCATCAGGTCGCGCTGTGCGTACAGGACATCCAGATACTCGGTCCGGGCATTCTGGAAGAGGCGTCCGGCGACATCGACGGACTCTTCGAGAGCTTCCAGTTGCTGCTTCTTGATTTCAATGCTCTTCCCGTAGTTCTCGACCTTAGAGACGCGATTGATGACTTCCGTGAAGGCGTCCAGAGTCGTTCGCTGATAATTGACCAGCGCCTGGATTTGCCGTGCATTGGCGCTCATGTAATCCGCCTTGATCGCGGCCCGGTTGATCAATGGCGCGACCAGGCTGCCGGCGACGCCGCCGACGATCGACTCGGGTGTGAAGAACAGGTATTTCGGATTGAAGGCTTCAAATCCGACTGTGCCCGTGATGTTAAGTGTCGGATAGAATCGGGCTCGAGCAACTTTCACATCCAGTCCCGCCGCAGCGAGGTCGCGTTCAGCCTGCCGGATATCGGGCCGGTTTGAAAGTAACTGCACCGGTACCCCGACATTCAGCGGCGACATGTGCAGCTCGATGAATCGATCCGAATGCCGTTCCACCGGCATCGGGTATCGTCCCAGAGCGAAGTTGATCCGATTCTCGGCTTCGATGATTTCCTGCTGAATGATCAGCTTTTCGCTGTGGTTCTTGCGGAGTTCGGCGATAAATCGCTGAACGGGCAACTCGGTAACGCGAGCCGCTTCCTTAAGTGCCTTGGCGATATCGAGACTTTTCTCCTGCAGCTGAATAATGCTGTCGAGGTTTTCCAGCTTCTTGTCCAGGGCCATCAGGGTGTAGTAGTTTTCGGCCACATCGGCGACCAGTCGAGTGACGACGTAGTTTCGCCCTTCTGCCGTGCCGAGATAACGCAGGGCGGCGGCATCACGGGCATTACGCAATTGACGCCAGATATCGACCTGCCACGTGAGATCGGTCGCGATCAGGAAGTTGGGAAGTGGTCGAGGAAAGTGTTGACCGGGAAGATACTGCAACTGATCTTCGACGGCCCCTTGCGGTGTGTAAACGCTGGGCTTCATCACCCCCGCTCCCGCACCGATGTTAAAGAAGGGGAAATAGGCCCCTTTCCGTGCGAGAATCTCGTTGTTGGCAATCTGAATGTCTTCGGCCAGGATTTTCAGTTGTTGGTTCCCGACGAGCGCCTCTTCGATCAGACAGGTCAGAACCGGATCGTTGAAGAATTCGGGGATCGAGACTTGAGACGAGCTCTCGGCACTGATGCGTCCGTTGAAAGTGTCTGGCAAGTCAGGACCCGGTTCCGCCTCGCGCAGGCAGGGGATGCGACACGAAGGGAGGACCACGAGAACGATGCAGAGCCAGGCGAGAACCGCGTTGGGTTGTCGCCTCTTTCTGTCCTGGCCGTTCAGAAAATGACTCATCCATCTCATCCTTGATGAATTGATGCTCTGTGAGATTCCATCGGGTTGCCGCGTCTGCGGTCGATCTGTCTTGCTCGTTCTCGGCGCGATGGTCTCTTCAGTGGGAACCAAGTGACTGAGTGCTACGTTGTCTTAAACATGACCCTTTCGCGTTCTCTATCGGGAGAATGCGAGAAGGGGTGATGCAGCCTGACGACTCTGTCAAAATGACCTTCAGCCTGCGGTCGCAAAATTTTCCGGAGTGGTCGTTTCCAACTGTGGCGGAAACTGCCAGTCCGATCCTCGAAGACGCTTTGTAGTATTACATTGAGAAACTTGATTAATTCATCGACGGGCGGAATTACCGGCAGAAGCCAAATAGAGGAAAAAAAGAGCTAAATTAATAAGTTGATGGCGACCACTTTCGCGGGGATTACAGGGTCTTAAGTACGGAGTAACTCCCGGCACGCTCGATCGTTGCTGATCGTCGCGTTGACCTTCCGCTAGTGGAAATTGGGTCGGCTAATGTTGATTATTACGGAGATGTAATATGGTGATGGGGCGACTATGACGAGGCTCAGCGCAGGTTGATCGGCCGCGGGTTAGCGGAAGTAAGCCGCAGGCAGATTTGCCGTTCTTTGGCTTCAAACTGAATGTGTCTTGCTAGCAGTACGACGCTCGCAGTCGGGGCTTTGGGTTGAGATTCGATGCCCATCGAGGGAGCCCTGCCACTACTACCTCGACGGTCGATCTCCCGTCTAATGCTCGCCCCCAATAGAATCATTACGGGTCGGACAGTCGATGGAGTTCATCGGGCTCCCCTGTTTCCCAGTCCCTGAATCGGATGAGGTGGGGCCTTGATCAGTCGTGTTTCCGCGAACGTCTGCGAGAGTATCAGGTGGTGTGAGTCGGTTCGCGGCGGACTGCTGAGCCTTCCGTCCTCCCCCGGGCTTCCGGATTCGAGTACCTGATTCCGACGGCGTTTCTATGGCTTCCGACTGGATTTCGGCGATCCCCCGTTTGATCGTATTCGGGGAAATCCGCAGCACTTTACTCACCAGGGAAATTCCACCCCAGCCGCGCTGGAGGGCTTCCTGGGCTGCCCACAGCCGCCGCTGTCGCTCATTCAATGAATGGCGAACCTCGCGATAACGCTCTTCCAGTTCACGAATTGCCTGTTCCTGGTTCATGCGAATTCACAAATTTTGACTTCGGAAGCGAAGGGGATGTTGAAACCCCACTTTCTCATCAGCATGATCTCCGGAAATGCGGAGACGATCGGGGGCCAGACCGGGGAGTCAGGAGGCGTGTGACTCCACGGACTCAGTCAGTGGGTGATCCACTTCGTCCTGAATGAACTTGCCGCTGTTGTCGGTGATCTGACCGAACAGGTAATACAGTCCTGGGATGACCAGCACACCGATGATGGTGCCGACCAGCATCCCACCTACGGCCGTCGTGCCGATCGTGCGATTGCCGATTGCGCCGGGACCTGTGGCGCGAACCAGTGGAATCAATCCCGCAATAAACGCGAAGGACGTCATCAGAATCGGGCGGAATCGCAGTTTCCCCCCTTCGATGGCGGCTTCTTTCAGGCTGACGCCTTCATGGTGTCGCTGGACGGCAAACTCAACGATCAGAATTGCGTTCTTACCCAGCAATCCGACGAGCATGACCAGACCGATCTGGGCGTAGACGTCGTTGGCGAGCCCCATGTACTGCAGCAACGCGAAGGACCCGAAGATTCCGACGGGGAGCGAGAGGATTACCGAGAGGGGCAGGATGAAGCTTTCATACTGACCCACCAGAACCAGGTACACGAAGATCACGACGATCAGGAAAATATAGATCGCCAGATTCCCCTTGCGAGCCTCGTCATAAGAGAGGCCTTCCCAGCCAATGGAATAGCCACGAGGCAAGGTTTGGGCAGCGACCTCCTGAATCGCCTGGATGGCTTCACCACTACTGTAACCTGGCGCGGGGGCTCCCTGAATGGCGGCTGACGGATAGAGGTTGTAACGGTTGATTTCGTTAAGGCCCTGCTGCTTCTTAATGGTCATGAAGGCCGAGTACGGAACCATCTCACCCTGGTCGTTCTTGACGAACATATTCTCCAGATCTTCAGGGTATCGCCGGAATTCGGGCATCGATTGCACGAAGACTTTGTAGAACTGTCCAAACAGAATGAAGCCCTGTTCCCAGGTACTCCCCACGACAATCGAGAGATTATCCATGGCTTTGGCGATGGAGACACCTTTCTGCATCGCGACGTCGTTGTTGATCACCACTTCATACTGGGGATAGTTGCTGGCGAAGAAGGTGAAGATCCCTTTCACCTCTTTTCGTGCCTTGAGGGCTGTCATGAACTTCTCATTCACCTCTCCCAATTCCTGGTAGTTATTTGAGTTCGTCATGTCCAGCACGCGAACCGAGAAACCACCGGCCGCTCCGAACCCGGGGACGGCGGGTGGCTCGAAGAATTCCAGATTCACGTTAGAAATCTGCTTACATTCCCGTTCCAGCTCGCGAATGATCTCTTTGGAAGAGAGCTTCCGTTGTGACCAGCTTTTCAAATTGATCAGACAGGTCCCTGCATTGGATCCACGGCCTTCTGTCAGCACTTCATAACCTGCCAGTGACGATACAGAGTTGACGCCGTCGATCTTCTTCGCGATCTCGAGAAGTTCGTGGGCTTTAGCGTTGGTGTATTCAATCGTCGAACCGGGGGGCGTCTGCAGGATGCCGTAGATCATCCCCTGGTCTTCCAGAGGGATGAATCCTGCGGGAAGCTGGCGATTGACCAGATAAATGGCCACCGCAAATCCCCCGACCACCCCCAGTGTGAGCAACCTGCGGGTCACGATCGGACGAAGGAAGGCGGCATAGCCTCCCGTCACTTTCTCGACACCGCGATCAAATAGATGCAGCAGGATTCCCAGCGGTCCGCGCCGCTTGGGAGCCGCGGTGTGAGGTTTAAGAATCATCGCACACAGCACCGGGGTGAGTGTCAACGCGACCACGCCCGATAGGACAATCGAGGTTGCCATGGTGATGCCGAACTGCCGGTAAAAGGTTCCCACCGGGCCTGTCATAAACGTCACGGGAACGAAGACGGCGGTCATCACGAAGGTAATGGCAATGATGGCACCACTAATCTCGTTGACCACTTCTTTTGTCGCCAGATAAGGGGAGAGATGCTTTTCATGCATCTTGGCATGAACGGCTTCGACCACCACGATGGCGTCATCGACCACCACGCCGATCGCCAGCACCAGGGCAAACAGCGTGATGAGATTGATCGACAGGCCGAAGATCTGCAGAAAGAAGAACGTCCCAATCAATGAAACGGGAACCGCGATCGTGGGAATGAGCGTCGATCGCCAGTCCCCCAGGAACAGAAACACCACCAGAGAGACGAGGACGAAGGCCTCTAAAAGCGTATGCAGCACCTGTTCGATCGACGCTTCAAGAAAGCTGGAAACGTCGTAACTGACTTCGAACTTCATGCCGGGTGGAAACGATTTCTCCTGGATCTCTTCGAGTTGTTTTTTGACCTCTTCGATGACCGTCGTGGCATTCGTGCCGGGAAGCTGCTTGAGAACGATGGCTGCGGAAGGTCTTCCGTCGATATCCGAATAGATATTGTAGTAAGACGGCCCCAGCTCAACTTCGGCGATATCCTTCAGCCTCAGAACCTCACCGTCGGGATTCGCCCGCAGGATAATGTTTTCATACTGCTCCGTCTTGTTATAGCGGCCGACCCATGTCAGCACGTACTCGACGGTTTGCGATGTCTTGCCCGTGGCCTGCCCCAGGCGACCCGGTGAACCAATCATGCTCTGGTCGGCCAGAGACTTCATGACATCATCGGCCGACAGATTGTAGGCACGCATCCGGTCAAGGTTCAGCCAGACTCGCATCGAGTATTGGCGGCTGCCGAGAATGGTCGCGCTGCCGATACCGCGGACTCGCTTAATTTCCGGCAGGAGATTGACGAACGCGTAGTTGTACAGGAAGTTCTGGTCATGCCCGGGGTCGGTGCTGTAAATGTTGACATACATCAACATACTGGTCATGGCCTGCATGACGATGATCCCTTCACGCTCGACGAGCGGGGGGAGCCGGTTTTTGACGGTCTGAATGCGATTCTGCACATTCAGCACGGCGACGTTCGGGTCGGTGCCGGGTTCGAACACGATCTGGATCGTCGCTTCACCTGCACTCGTTGCGGCGGAAGCCATGTACCGCATGTCCGGTACACCGTTGATGGCCTGTTCCAGAATCACCAGCACCGAATCGACCAGCACGGCCGCACTGGCCCCCGGATAAGCGACCGTGACGACCACGCTGGGGGGAGCCACCGACGGAAACTGCGAGATTGGAAGGGTCGAGATCGACAGTCCTCCCAGGAACAGAATGATGATCGAAATCACGATCGCAAGTGCAGGTCGGCGGAGGAACTGTGAGAACATGATTCAACGCGCTTCCGGTTGGATGGGCTGATGATTCTTGAGAGCAGTGAGCAGAAAATCGCAATCCACGTCGCAAGTTGTTCCAGAGAAACAGCGTATCAGTTACGAAGTCGCAAAGCTCGCCGATACGGGTCTGCCTGCTTTCGGTCCCGCTCACTCGCATGTCATGTGCGGAGGACCTGAGCCTGTCTGAAAACGAGCAGGTGGCAAGCGAGGCGGGGGCACAGGACGATCGACCGATCCCCACCCGGGCCGTCGATGATCGGCCCGGGAACGGCCCCTTGTCTTTCAATTGATACGCAGTGTCCGAATGGAGCAAGATCGCGATTCTGGTCACTCTGCGTGATACTTCAGATTGGCGACGACCTGGTCAGAGTGCAGCGCGTCGTATTCGACCTTGTCACCATCGCGGACCTGACGTACCCCTTCCAGGACGATTTTCTCGTCGACGTTCAGCCCTTTCTTCAGGACGAAGATATCTTCGAGTTCATTCTCGATGGCGATTTCCCGCTGGTGAGCCACATCGTCCTGATCGACCACAAAGACATATCGCTTGTTCAGGATTTCGAAGGTGGCTCGCTGCGGTATGACGATCGCATCCGTCACAACGCGGTGGATCAAAATATTGCCCGTCTGGCCATGTCTTAGCAGGCGATCTGGATTCGGAAAGTCGGCTCGAAACGGAATATTTCCCGTCTGGTTATTGAAGTCGGCCTCAATGGCGCCGATTCGGCCCACTTGAGGAAACTTGCTGCCGTCAGCCAGTACCAGCTCGACCTGCAAATCGTCCTGGTTCTGTCGCAGCTCGGCCATGTATTCCAGGTAGCGGGCTTCGGGGACGTTGAAGTACACCCACATCAGGCTGTTGTCCGACAGCGTTGTCAGACATTCTCCCTCTTCGACAAGACTTCCCTGCTGATGCTGCAACCGATCCACGATTCCGTCGAAAGGGGCCTTCACTGTTGCAAAGTTGAGTTCCGCCTGGGCTTGTTTCACCTTGGCTTCGGTCTTTTTGACTTTTGCCAGATTCAGGGCGACTTCATTTTGCGAAACGACCTTGTCTTCGAACAGTTTCTTGCTGAAGTTGTATTCGAGTTGTGCCAGATGTGCTTCCGCCAGTTCGGCTTCCAGCCGGGCCTGATAAAGGACCGGCATCACCTTGAACATCAGGTCTCCCGCCTTCACGGTCTGACCTTCCTTCACAGGAATCGCCTCCAGATAGCCTCGTTCAAGTGCTCGGACCTGGATGTGACGCTGTGAGTGAATCTGGCAGACGTACTGCTGGGTGATCGTGACACTCGTCGATTGAGGGGTCGTGGCGACGATTCGGTGCGTTTCCTCGTGATGCTCTTCCTCGTGCTTCGGGAAGAGTGACTCAACGCGTTCGCTCAGCGCATGCAGGTTTGCCGTGTCGACGACAGACTTCAGTTCTACACCGGACGCCGACAGTCCCATTCCACCGGCAACCAGAATTGCGACGGCGAGCAGCAGCGTGATAATAGGGCGGTTCCTGACGAAGTGAAGAATGTTCATAGTGGTTATCGTTCCTGTAATTTTGAAGGCGAAAGTAATCCAAGGGGATTGCGACAATTCGCAATGCGAATGTAATGCCATGACATAGCAGCCCAGTCGACAGGGGTGACTCACTCGGTCCAGACCTGTTACCAATGTCTCTTAGCGCGAGAGAACTGGCTCGCTCAGCGAAGTGTGAGCGACATCGTCGAGAGCAGACTCTGGAGCGCAGCACGCTACGTTGTACGGACCGGTCCGTGAGGGAACCTCGAACAAGAGGTGCTCCATCCGTCCATGAATTTCAGGCTGGCGTGAGAGTGTGGCTAGCCGTAGGTGAGTTCGGCGTGGTCTCGAAACCATGCCAGATCGGAAGGGTAAGTCAGCGCATCCGTTGCACGGAGGGACTCAATGGGCGAGAGAAGCAGGAGAGTCACTGAGCGATCGATGACGTGAGAGTTGCCCTCTTCAAGATCAATATCGTCCGTGGGTGTGACCGGCGCAGCCTCCCCCGGCAAGGGGATAGAATCTCGATGGGTGGTCGAGTCGGCGCGGCTGCTGATGGAAAGAGGGGGCAATCCCGAAGGCGAGAACGAGGCACAGCTTCTTGGCGCCACGGCAGAAAGCATGACCTGAGCCATAGCGACGAAGACGAGTGCTAAGGCGATCGTGGTGCGCTCAATGGAGGTGGGTTGCAGTGTCATAGTTCGATTCGTCCACGGACGATGGGATGCTCTGCGGAGACAACATTCACGTATAAGCCCGGTATGGCTGTTTCGGAGACCAGCGGACTAACATCGGCTGGTTGCGAAAAGTATCACGTCGGTTGTTCCATGATTGAGTTCTCTCGCACAGCCTTGCGGTGGGGTCTCGTAACAGGTGCAACTATTCTACCGGCCCGGTGAAGCGCCGGTCCTGAGCCCGCGCTTGACGGGAGCCCGACTGATCGACGCTCTAAAGACAAAGTACTGCAAGGATCGGCGATCTGCCAGACGGCATTCGTGCGAGATCGTGATTCCTAAGGAAGATTAAGGAAATGGTGCCGTCTTGCGGGGGTAAGGGGGAACTAACTGACTAGTTTCCCGGACGGCTGATGCTAGTGAGCTGCGCGGGAGTTGTTTCTTTTGCGAGCATACTAAATCAGCGCGTGCGAAGCTGGTCGGTCGAGACTCAAGGCTCGCTCCGGCCGGCGGCCCCACGTTCGCGGGGCCGGTGCGTGGCTTTGCGCTGGATTTGTGTCAGAGAGCCTTAACGGCTTTGCCGACGCGACCCATGTAGTCGACAAAGATCAGGTCTTTTTCGGAGATGGACCGGATTGTGAAGGGAAGCGTCTTATTAATGCGGCTGAGGTGAATCGAAGCGGTGCAGTGGAAGTTGAGAGTCCCGTTCTTAACGGACCAGTGCCCACTGGAGATGGGGGTCTCGACGAAGACTCGTCGGAACACGCGAAGCTGTTGGACCTCCCGTGTCGATGACCATTTGCCATCGCTCGT is from Schlesneria sp. DSM 10557 and encodes:
- a CDS encoding M81 family metallopeptidase, with the protein product MRIAVGGISHETSSFAKVPTRIADFAEGFGLFRGPEVIQRFTGSNICTGGFIEAAETHGFEIVPLLWGFAYPSGLIVREDYEALKQEFLDRLRAAEMEGGPVDGVLLDLHGAMVVEGIDDGDGDFIEAVRRAVGNERPIGVTFDLHSNHTPRRVAAATAIVGFDTFPHVDMAERGREMADLVVRTIRKEISPTMSLHQLPLFWNTPTQITALPPMTDVMERVHELERRKGVLAVTLATGFPWSDVPDVGASVIAVTDGDPALAKAVADELGTWIWEHRERWYHPMKSVGDAIAEGKQIGRYPIVLADHADNTGGGSPGDATEVLITFLERKLTDALILYIVDPEVAQQAHVAGVGAVMTVDVGGKSDPLQGPPVRMTATVKAVSTGDFTYDGPMYAGLTGNMGCSAWLQQDGVSVVVVSAHEQPLGPAFAKSLGIDCPSMKYIAVKSAAHFRASFGKFAGSIFNVDTKAIHTHDFRQLPYQKRTRAVFPVEIPPRETHR
- a CDS encoding TolC family protein, which gives rise to MSHFLNGQDRKRRQPNAVLAWLCIVLVVLPSCRIPCLREAEPGPDLPDTFNGRISAESSSQVSIPEFFNDPVLTCLIEEALVGNQQLKILAEDIQIANNEILARKGAYFPFFNIGAGAGVMKPSVYTPQGAVEDQLQYLPGQHFPRPLPNFLIATDLTWQVDIWRQLRNARDAAALRYLGTAEGRNYVVTRLVADVAENYYTLMALDKKLENLDSIIQLQEKSLDIAKALKEAARVTELPVQRFIAELRKNHSEKLIIQQEIIEAENRINFALGRYPMPVERHSDRFIELHMSPLNVGVPVQLLSNRPDIRQAERDLAAAGLDVKVARARFYPTLNITGTVGFEAFNPKYLFFTPESIVGGVAGSLVAPLINRAAIKADYMSANARQIQALVNYQRTTLDAFTEVINRVSKVENYGKSIEIKKQQLEALEESVDVAGRLFQNARTEYLDVLYAQRDLMDARMVLIETKRQQVSAVVNTYQALGGGGGGLPPVFDFAPVAVPPSLIELDPEDESIVPPEPLPDDAKAGD
- a CDS encoding efflux RND transporter permease subunit, translating into MFSQFLRRPALAIVISIIILFLGGLSISTLPISQFPSVAPPSVVVTVAYPGASAAVLVDSVLVILEQAINGVPDMRYMASAATSAGEATIQIVFEPGTDPNVAVLNVQNRIQTVKNRLPPLVEREGIIVMQAMTSMLMYVNIYSTDPGHDQNFLYNYAFVNLLPEIKRVRGIGSATILGSRQYSMRVWLNLDRMRAYNLSADDVMKSLADQSMIGSPGRLGQATGKTSQTVEYVLTWVGRYNKTEQYENIILRANPDGEVLRLKDIAEVELGPSYYNIYSDIDGRPSAAIVLKQLPGTNATTVIEEVKKQLEEIQEKSFPPGMKFEVSYDVSSFLEASIEQVLHTLLEAFVLVSLVVFLFLGDWRSTLIPTIAVPVSLIGTFFFLQIFGLSINLITLFALVLAIGVVVDDAIVVVEAVHAKMHEKHLSPYLATKEVVNEISGAIIAITFVMTAVFVPVTFMTGPVGTFYRQFGITMATSIVLSGVVALTLTPVLCAMILKPHTAAPKRRGPLGILLHLFDRGVEKVTGGYAAFLRPIVTRRLLTLGVVGGFAVAIYLVNRQLPAGFIPLEDQGMIYGILQTPPGSTIEYTNAKAHELLEIAKKIDGVNSVSSLAGYEVLTEGRGSNAGTCLINLKSWSQRKLSSKEIIRELERECKQISNVNLEFFEPPAVPGFGAAGGFSVRVLDMTNSNNYQELGEVNEKFMTALKARKEVKGIFTFFASNYPQYEVVINNDVAMQKGVSIAKAMDNLSIVVGSTWEQGFILFGQFYKVFVQSMPEFRRYPEDLENMFVKNDQGEMVPYSAFMTIKKQQGLNEINRYNLYPSAAIQGAPAPGYSSGEAIQAIQEVAAQTLPRGYSIGWEGLSYDEARKGNLAIYIFLIVVIFVYLVLVGQYESFILPLSVILSLPVGIFGSFALLQYMGLANDVYAQIGLVMLVGLLGKNAILIVEFAVQRHHEGVSLKEAAIEGGKLRFRPILMTSFAFIAGLIPLVRATGPGAIGNRTIGTTAVGGMLVGTIIGVLVIPGLYYLFGQITDNSGKFIQDEVDHPLTESVESHAS
- a CDS encoding efflux RND transporter periplasmic adaptor subunit, which produces MNILHFVRNRPIITLLLAVAILVAGGMGLSASGVELKSVVDTANLHALSERVESLFPKHEEEHHEETHRIVATTPQSTSVTITQQYVCQIHSQRHIQVRALERGYLEAIPVKEGQTVKAGDLMFKVMPVLYQARLEAELAEAHLAQLEYNFSKKLFEDKVVSQNEVALNLAKVKKTEAKVKQAQAELNFATVKAPFDGIVDRLQHQQGSLVEEGECLTTLSDNSLMWVYFNVPEARYLEYMAELRQNQDDLQVELVLADGSKFPQVGRIGAIEADFNNQTGNIPFRADFPNPDRLLRHGQTGNILIHRVVTDAIVIPQRATFEILNKRYVFVVDQDDVAHQREIAIENELEDIFVLKKGLNVDEKIVLEGVRQVRDGDKVEYDALHSDQVVANLKYHAE